Proteins from a genomic interval of Oncorhynchus clarkii lewisi isolate Uvic-CL-2024 chromosome 13, UVic_Ocla_1.0, whole genome shotgun sequence:
- the LOC139424268 gene encoding G patch domain and ankyrin repeat-containing protein 1-like, translated as MSSLSYFTPAREEELLWSGNAGAATGPQPSTLGGEEARRFYQSLIEEGDGEERRGMEQRGRENRRGRRAGQHVQASRQQANTTSTTTELEGLRLLRCAQEGDLSGVRGLLSRGVDVNFQDSWWWTGVMCAAAAGQRGVVRLLLQQGAAWVGVVDTQGRDARELARMAGHSGVLEELDHYGSPQDCDRPGRQRGQHNHYRRETQDHQDHSSPPAVAAVQTHQNQSTQNQTQWCPVCSVHYSSPPETHLSSTLHLFSLSRPAPLPHYCLPPSTPAYQMMLRSGWTPGGGLGPEGEGHKQPVRTVLKRDSRGLGYGPTPRPKVTHFQPKDPQAVRRTGKEGRGERGRRGMKEESRREEKDRNWERDFRSSFNTFDP; from the exons ATGAGCTCTCTAAGCTACTTCACCCCGGCCCGAGAAGAAGAGCTGCTGTGGTCGGGAAACGCAGGCGCAGCCACCGGACCTCAACCCAGCACCCTCGGAGGAGAGGAGGCACGGCGCTTCTATCAAAGCCTCATAGAagaaggggatggagaggagagacgaggaatggagcagagggggagagagaaccgcAGGGGGAGAAGAGCGGGGCAGCACGTCCAG GCTAGCAGGCAGCAGGCTAACACCACCAGTACTACCACAGAACTGGAGGGGCTAAGACTGCTGCGTTGTGCCCAGGAAGGAGACCTGTCTGGGGTGAGAGGCCTGCTGTCCCGGGGGGTGGATGTCAACTTCCAG gacAGCTGGTGGTGGACAGGTGTGATGTGTGCAGCGGCGGCAGGGCAGCGGGGTGTCGTTAGGCTCCTCCTCCAGCAGGGGGCGGCGTGGGTGGGCGTGGTAGACACGCAGGGCCGGGACGCCAGGGAGCTGGCTAGGATGGCGGGGCATAGCGGGGTCCTAGAGGAACTGGACCACTACGGGTCTCCGCAGGACTGTGACCGGCCTGGGAGACAGAGGGGTCAACACAACCATTACAGGAGAGAGACGCAGGACCACCAGGACcacag tTCTCCCCCAGCGGTAGCAGCAGTCCAGACCCATCAGAACCAGTCCACCCAGAATCAGACCCAGTGGTGCCCAGTCTGCAGTGTccactactcctctcctccagagacacacctctcctccaccctccacctgttctctctctcccgccctgcCCCCCTTCCCCACTACTGcctccccccctccacccccgccTACCAGATGATGCTGCGCTCCGGATGGACCCCTGGAGGGGGGCTGGGGCCCGAAGGGGAGGGTCATAAACAGCCGGTCCGGACCGTCCTGAAGAGGGACAGTAGAGGCCTGGGGTACGGACCCACACCCCGACCCAAGGTCACACACTTCCAACCCAAAGACCCGCAGGCAGTCAGACGGACGGGGAAGGAGGGtcggggggagagggggaggagggggatgaaggaggagagcaggagggaggagaaggacaggAACTGGGAGAGGGACTTCCGCTCTTCCTTTAACAcctttgacccctga